In the genome of Streptomyces aquilus, the window CTGCGGCTCACGGCGGCCGAGGGCGGAACGACCCTCACCTTCGGAGGGACGGCCGCGGCGGACGGGCGCATCACGGAGCTGCCGGGGGAGTCGGTGACGTCGGCGGTGACGCGGCTGCTGAACCGTTTCGCGGAGAACTTGGGGAGCCAGGAGACGGGCGGGACGGCCGGGACCGTTGGGACGGGCGAGGCCGCTGGAACCACCGGGACCACCGGGACCACGGAACCCGAGGCCACCGAGGTCCCGGAAGCCGCAGACGTACCGGAGGCCGGTGAGGTCCCGGAAGCCGCAGAGGAACCCGAGCCCGAGGCCCCCTCCGCCGACCCGGACCTGGCCGAGGACGAGGATCAAGCCGAGGCCGAGGCCGAGGACCACACCACCCCCCGCGACCTCCCCGCCGAAGCCGCGCACGCCCGCCGTACGATGATCGGCCGCAGCGCCGAGGAGGTCGACCACGCGCCCCCGCGCGGCCGCTACG includes:
- a CDS encoding SRPBCC domain-containing protein, with protein sequence MEHEVFVPVPAERLREALADPLRVARAVPGLQQDAGAEPVTGRLKVRVGSHSVTYRGTARLSARDDGTYAVEGEAAEARGSGTVKLTLTLRLTAAEGGTTLTFGGTAAADGRITELPGESVTSAVTRLLNRFAENLGSQETGGTAGTVGTGEAAGTTGTTGTTEPEATEVPEAADVPEAGEVPEAAEEPEPEAPSADPDLAEDEDQAEAEAEDHTTPRDLPAEAAHARRTMIGRSAEEVDHAPPRGRYAPVPAPQTIAPNPALRWAAPAAAVALASAIVVTRALRKRR